The window CATGTCGTTGTGTATCAACAAAGAACAAGGTTTTTCTCAACTGACAGGAGTGTGTGCAGGGGAAGAAAATCATACTGCAAATTTCCACATGTCAAGTGGAGTGGATATCTATCACATACTGAGATCTGTAATCTCTTTCCTCTTTGTAGTCTCAGCAGTATTGAGAATATTCCCACCCACTACAGAGAACTTGGAACAGAGAACAGCCATTACCCAAAATTCCCTTCAGCCTAAAGGAACTACCAGCAGATCAATCTTTTCAGAATCTTTTTCAACCTGTTCCTAGCAAGAGTTTGGCTTTaatcagttttttttttggtgtctgATATAAAAAGTAGAACACCCAACAGACTAAACACCtcaaatactaaaaaaaaggaaacaatcaAGTTTAAAACATCTACTTGCATTTAACAACCTAAtaatctttttatttgtttgttaaGAGTTAAATTAGGCTGATTAGGCTAAGTAcctgctttattttctaaaaataacaggaaaattCTACTAACTGAAGCTATAGTTGAAACAGCAACAAATTTCCAaagatgacattaaaaaaacaaagcaaactgCCAGTGGTGGATAATGTGATAACTTCCAAAAGtaagacacaggaaaaaatctcCTTAATTATTTTCCACTCATCACTTTGTGTCAAGGGCAGGAAGAACTGTGGTTTATCTCATTCATCATTCAAATTCCACATTGGTTCTGTCCTACAATCCCTTATGGAACTGCTGTCACAATGCAGTTTTACTTGAATACACTTTAACTGAAAATGAAGCACCTCACTTTTCAAACACTTTTGGTTTgtcagtggatttttttcctgttatttctggcttgattttttgtttgtttgtttttcaaagaaagggTGCAATGGGCccatttctcttccaaaatGCACTTTTCAGCTGCTAAGGGCTTTCTTTATGATTGAGAAAGATCTAATAATAACTGTTCGACACCAATTTATGAAAAGGGCAAGGTGCCTCCTTCCAGTGTCAGCTGCCAcctcaaaacacagaaattttgcACTATAGGAAGCCAGGCAGAGCCAAGACAAATGTTAAATAAACCATTTCCTCTGCCCATGCAGCATATCATGTTTCACTTATGAATAAAACTAAGAATGCAGTTATTCCTTACCTTGGTTTCTTCCAGTTCTTTATTCTTGGCTCGAATTATCTCctcaaaatcttttttattaCGATTCAGTTCTTCCATCAAAGCACGATGCTGTAACAATACCATTCCAGAAGTTATAAGAGTACCATTCTAAACTATCCTATTAAAGATACATGCTCATAGACATAAGGCTCAGCACACTCATTTCTCCTATTCTCCTCCTAGAAGAGCAACACATATAAGCTGAGGTGTTAAGGCAGTTTATCCTTAACTTAAAATTGGAAGACACTGCCAGTTATTTATGACCTTCCCAATGCCATCACACTTTGCATTCCCTCTTCCAGGTTATTCTTTCACTTCAGTTAGGTTTTTTCAGTCACCTAAGGCACAGTCCTTGTCTTCTACCAAGAGGCCACAACATTTGGAAAGATTTAAATATCCGAGTTACACAGTTAGACCAAACCTAGACTCATAATCACTTGCCTGTTGCAGGACCTGGGCCAGCTGCTCCTTCAGATTCTCTTCCCCTTGTTGACACTTTTCTCCCTGGGTGGGGTAagaagtgggggaaaaaaaaatacttgaagaaCATAAGAGAGAAAATTACTACTCTGCACACTCTCTTTAGAGGATATGCTTAAGGAAACAACACTGATTTTCAACAAACAGCGAGATGTTCCACTCTAGGGTTATATGTGTATAACAGAAATTAGAGCTATCATTTACTGTGATGAGTTAAAATGGATATATCATTTACAGTTCCATATTTGGAATACCTCCACATTATTCTAGCTCAAAAGGCACCAGCATATTCATAGAAGCAAAGAGATCAGCAACAGCTTAAAAGCTGTAACTCTGTCTTTGAGTACATTCAATGACTTCAGAGATACCTAAAGCTCCAGGTAAAGGTCCCATTGTTTCTAAGGACACAACTCCAAACTTTCTGTACTTCTGATACTGGTATCTTGCCTTTAGCAGTAGACTTTAAGGAAGTagataataaattattaaactcACTCCAAGATGAATCCTCCCTTTCTTTAAACCCGATTTTGAGCAGTCTCAAGTTCAAACAGATTTCTGTCGGTTACCAAAAAAGCAACTTATCACATATACTTACTGCTTAAAGGTACTTACAGATTGCAAGAAAGGGTTTTTTGAAAGTAGGAAAATAATCTCCTTCTCTCTAGGGATTAAGGCATGCAGTATTTCATTGAATGTAAAGACAGTGCACTTGCCATGCAAACTGGGCTTTATTTCAGCCATATACTGAGAGAAATTCACACTTAAAGTGATTACTTTTCTACTCGTCCTCTCTATAAGCAAGAGAGATCAGGCAATGGCttccattttttaattgaaaaacacGCTTCTTTACCaactgaaatgctttattttgcaCCTTTTTCTGAATTCCCCATGCAGCCAAATCTCTTCtgtctctgcattttcttttggtACGCACACTGTGATACATGCTAAGTTAAATACCTCCACGAAAACTTTAGTAGGGGTAAATCACACAAGCACTATTTTTGTTACTGTATAGTTCAAGAGCTATTTTGGATCAATGCCTTACACGAGGCATTCCATCAAAGTGAAGACACAGGCCAAAATTATTGCCACCACTATACCTCTagcttctgctgctctttacAGAAtgtcctctccagctcttccacctgctgctgctgatgctctTGTTCCATGCAGAGTTGGTTCTGcaactcctgcagctcctgttccaTTACTAGGATCCCCTTCTGATCACATTTCCTGCGCTTCTGCTTGACATTTAGAACTGCAGTCTGCTTCTCCTGCACTTTGACCTTTAATTTCATTGTATCTTCTAGAGATTTCCTCAGCTTTTTCAAGCCAGTCCATGACTCTACAAGACCGGAGCCTTTCTGGTCCTGCTGGGGGACAGTCACAGCTTTGGAGTGAACAGGGCTACCATGCACTGGAGCACTATCCCCCTCACTGGGTCCAGGAGAAGGCAGCTTGACATCCATCTTCTCTGTTAGCCGTTTGGCCTCTTCTGCCTGTCCCCACGATTTATCTAAAGGTTCATTGCCACAGGACATTCTGTCTCTTTTACATCTGGAGTTTGAAGGGCCTTCTGATTCACATGTCTCCAATTCCTCCAAACTAAATTTACGTTTAGGTCTTGAACTCTTAGCTTTCCCCAGGTCACTTCTTTGGGCTAAAAAGGGTCTAATTTTCTCCCATTCATCTTTAATTACTTCATACTCATATTCAGCAGTCTCTCTGTTTTCCAAAGGCACTCCCAATTCGATACGGTCTCCTTCAGCAATAGGATAGACTTTTGATGGATCCAGGCGCTGTTTATTAAGCCAAACTCCATTTAGACTCTGCCAATAAACACAGAACCACCAAAATTTAATATGTAGTTACAGCATCCTCTAAAAGTCATTTCTGGCAACTGTAAATAAACACAGCCAACCTCTTCAGTGCTTCAATCAGAACAAGCCACCTCTTCAAATAAACCTTGTAATATCCAGTTTACAGGCTCAGTGTTGCATTTATTACAATTACTGCACTGTATTATTTACTGCACATTATTCTTGCATTACAGATTTTGTGTACAAGCACCAAGAACAACATTCTGACATATGTGCTTGTGCAGAAGGGAAAGAATGAATGCTGAGGGGAAAACCTGCACAAAAGCTTCAGAAATAAgaactaaataataaaaagactCCACAATAGATCATTGTCAGTAACACAGAATACTACTGTAATTTTCCCTGACAATTAATGTTACctcaaattccagaaaaaaataggaaatagaAAGAAGCATTGGCTATACTCCTTGAAGAAAACAAGGTTTTTCATAAATACAAGGAGACtgtaaagaaggaaaatgttcttcTAGAGATAATGTCCAAAGCACAAAAATGGTTTCAAAATTAGCTCAAGAAATAGttttcaaaaccagcaaaactgGTCTATGCTCAGGATGAACTGCAGAAACACTAGGAACTGACATATCTCAATGAGATTCAATGAAACAAGCTGACCAACTGGTCAACAGTGAAAACAGACAGGAAGTGTTAATAGTTAATCTATGGTAGATGTTTCCTATTATGCACTAGCATTAGGTTTTCAAGTTTATACATGTACTACAAGAGGGTTTTGTTTAAGAGCAGTGTAATTTTAATAGTAGCCACTCCATTCCTTTCTGACTAATCTGCTGTCAACCCAAACATCCTTCAAATCTGCCTGATGTGTTGAACATTTTTGTTCTACCAGTGCTGTTTCAAAGCAAATTATTCATTTTACTGTTTTCAGACCAAATGAGAAAGTGGAGAGATCATTATATAAAAACAGATTACTGAAGTCAAAGTGAGACCCAGTTGAGGACTCTGACATCAACATTTTATCCGAATCAGCTGAGAAGAACTTTCAGGACAAACTCAATTGAATACAACATGAAGCATAGTTTTTCTAACACTAGATTCTTGTTGAAGTTGATTACAATTAAAGCAATTGTGTCAGTACAATAAGGAGTTGCACTTTATCTTTTCATTAGCACTCCAAGAATGTTATCCTTTTGAAAGGATAAAATCCTGTGTCAAAATTCATATAggatattttttaagaaagtgACACCAAACAAGTTCACAGACTGCCAAGTGCCCTTGGCCAGGCCACACTGGTCTGAAAAATGCTAAACCAAGAGGTGGATCTACATCCAGAAAGTAATCCAGTTTGCATACCTACTGCAGCAGACTGAAGTTTCCTGCTGGAAGTGCACAACAGGTAAGACACATTCCCATGGACCTTCTATCACACTTATGCTTTACCATAGCCCATTCATTGCTAGATCCAAAACAATGAATTCTATTCAATGAATCTCAGAGTACGAGGTCTTCAATTGGTCTCTGTACCTTGTTATCCTTGACAGTCCACTGCCCTTCTGCATTCTGCTGGAAGACACAGTGCTTACGAGAGATCATCAAGGGACAGGTTTTTGACACCAGCTGGTACGTGATATCTAATCCTCGGCCAATAGTCACCTAAAAATAAAGTAGTGTAGTTACTGCAATCAGTAATGACATGGTCATTTCAGTTTATGGCATTTCAATTCAAGTACAGCAAAACTCTAGACCAACATCTTATGGTTATTCCAAAAAGTTTGGCAtgattctttttcatttaaatttaagaGTATATAGAAAATGGAAGCTTACAAAGTATTGTCTTTCTCTCCCACTGAGGAAATTTTGATTTCTCTGAGGCACATTACAATCTTGGTTTCATGGAAATCTTCCTCAGCACCAAAGCTGCTCAAAGCCACTCACAAACCATCTGTGTTCCACCTCAGTCATTACCTAACCAAACACCATTTCTTCAAACTAGCACTATTGTGTATGGGTCTCAAGATTACTTCTTACCCTCTTCTTTTGCTAGTTGCATCTGTTCAACCATTTGTGAAAAGGAAagatacagggaaaaaaattgtccaGAAAGGTGACATCAAAAAAAGTGCACACTCAACATTGCCCTAAATACACAATACTTGTGTAAATCACATTATCAATCTCATGGCTCAGAATCTAAGCTACATGCAGCTCATAACCAGTAGTAAAAGTGATCTAAGTAACTGGATTAGACTCTAATAGTATCTTCTGGAAGAAGGGACATAATTTAATTGTACTATTGTACAGTATCTTATTAAATCTCATCTAATTTCAGATTGCCATTTaaagcacatccctgctctccctccctctgctgcctcctctgcacACTTCTCTTAATTCATGTGTGCATTGCATTACCTGAGCAGTTCTCACCTTGAGTTTAGAGCAAGAACTCAGACCTCCATGTCATAACCAAAGGCAAGGAAGCAAACTAAGATGACAAAAGCAAACTTAACCCTGTTAGTGCCTACCTCTTAAATGTTCCATATAGCTTTCTGTCACCATGTATTGCATAGGTAAGAGGTACAGAGATTCAAATGGATAAAGACTCCCTTCTTCATGAGGATTCAAACATAAAACAAGCTTTGCATTTGTCCCTGCAGAGGCATCATCAGGGCCCAGTCACACACATCTGCAGGACCTCACATACCAATACAAGTGACAGCAAGCAGGGCCAGTCACAAAACTCCCCCTGGATCAAGTTCATTTAGCAAACAGGGGCCCAAGATGTTACCTCTCACCTGCTGGAGTTCAGTACTGCTCACAGCAGTACTGGCAAATCACATCCCATCCCCACACATCAGCTGTGTCCTTTGGCACcaaagtggtcacagcaccaagcctgacagggttcaagaagtgtttggacaacactctcaggcatGTGGTGTGATTCTtagggctgtcctgtgcagagtaaggagctggactcaatgatccctgtgggtccctatcaactcaggatattctatgattataatttaaattatctcCAGCAAAAGCAGTTTGTGCTCTGTGGCCTGGCAAACCTACAGTACCAGAATGCCATCAGCCTTCCTGCTGCGAATGACAACCACTGTGCAGACAATCAGAGCAGTAACATCCCAAAGTGGATTCCCTGCACATTTATCAGTGCCCTGGCTGTAACTTGTCACCTCCAGTCCTTCACCGAGAAGATCTGCACAACTCAGGGCTTCAAATCCATGATGGGAGAGTAACAAAAGCATACGTTTGGATGGGAGCCTTTTGCAGTGTGTGAGCACAAGGCCTTGGCCACAGCATCAGCCACACCACCCGATTTTGACCACCAGAACAGCAATCCTTTTACACTGCCCCAACATGATCACACATCTTTACTGGCTGGGTTTTAGGGAAGAGTACCAGGGCCCATTTTTCAACTAAAAACCACGATCGCTGAGAAAATGGCTATTCCTGTACCGCACCAAAACATAACCAATACAATTTAAACGTGACCTCGTTTACACCTGAACACCTAATGCCTTAGGACTTAACCTCGCCAAAAGCATCGCCTTGTTAATTAGGCTACGGACTCCCTTCATCCTCACTTACGTTACCATCACACGAACAACTCTATCTAAATACGACAGAAGAATTTAAAGATATAAACAAGCGAAGGCTTGGCCAAGGCGACTCCAGCGCCGGGGTCCGCCCTCCCCGCCCTCGGGCGTTACCAGGCCTGAACGGCGCCCGCTCGGGCGGCCCCTCCGAACGGAGGCGGCTCCTTAAGCGGGACGAGGCGGCGCTTTTCCCTCCTGGGAAGCGCTGTAAGAAACCACGAGACCGCACCACACTGCGCCCCGAGAGCCGTGCCCACCCGCCCACTCCGAGGGCCGGAGCCCGGCGCGGCTCACCTGCGTGCCGGCCTCCAGCAGGAGCCAGTCGCCGCTGGCCCCGACTCGGCGGAGGCACCAGGCCTGGCACGGCACCCCGCGCACCGCCATGGCGGCAGCGATCGCTGCGGGGACGGCGCTCgcaggggatggggcaggacGGGATGGGGCGGGATGGCTGCCCCGACCGAGCCCGGGCTGTGACCGGGACCCGCGGGTGCGCCGCGGAACCGGCGGCGCGGCGCTTTCCCACCGTCCCGCGGTGCttgcccgcagccccgccgcgcTCCTCCGTGTCCCGCCTTCCCCTCGCACCGCCCCTTCCGGGCTCGCCGGCGCTGCCATCCGCCGTGGGGCACCATGGCTGCGGCCGGCCGGCTGAggcggcggctgctgctggaggtgccgTGGCGCTGGCGCTGCAGCCCCCGCCGCGGCGGTGCCGCCTGCCCCTCGGCGGGGCAGATCCGCGCCGCCTTCCTGCGCTTCTTCGAGGAGCGCCACGGCCACCGCCGCCTGCCCTCCGCCCCCGTGCGGCCCCGCGGCGACCCACGCCTCCTCTTCGTCAACGCGGGCATGAACCAGGTGCTCTCCCCGCTCCCCTCCTCCGGCTCACCGGCGCTCCGCTCTCAGAGGAGCGCGGCCCGCCTTGGGGTGCCCCTGCCACGGAGATGTCCGGCGTTGCTTTGAGCTGCCCGCTCCGCCGTCCTCCCGGACGCCTCTCGTAGTGCCGTAGGGCTGTGGCAGTCTCCCTCGCTGGCCATAGTTAAGAACCATCTGAACACAATCCTGTGCCGTGTGTTCTAGAAAAAACTTGCTTAAGCggggaggttggaccagatgacccactgtggtcccttccagcccgGCCCGTTCTGTGTATCAGAAGCCCCAGGCGCAGGCTCCTGCGCTGGATGGCATCTGTCCACAGCGGGTGTCTCTCATTTCCAGTTCAAGCCCATTTTCCTGGGCACGGCGCACCCCCGGAGCGAGCTGGCCCAGCACCGGCGCGTGGTGAACAGCCAGAAGTGTGTGCGTGCGGGAGGGAAGCACAACGACCTGGAGGATGTGGGCCGAGATACTTACCATCACACCTTCTTCGAGATGCTGGGGAACT of the Camarhynchus parvulus chromosome 3, STF_HiC, whole genome shotgun sequence genome contains:
- the RNF8 gene encoding E3 ubiquitin-protein ligase RNF8 isoform X2, whose protein sequence is MAVRGVPCQAWCLRRVGASGDWLLLEAGTQVTIGRGLDITYQLVSKTCPLMISRKHCVFQQNAEGQWTVKDNKSLNGVWLNKQRLDPSKVYPIAEGDRIELGVPLENRETAEYEYEVIKDEWEKIRPFLAQRSDLGKAKSSRPKRKFSLEELETCESEGPSNSRCKRDRMSCGNEPLDKSWGQAEEAKRLTEKMDVKLPSPGPSEGDSAPVHGSPVHSKAVTVPQQDQKGSGLVESWTGLKKLRKSLEDTMKLKVKVQEKQTAVLNVKQKRRKCDQKGILVMEQELQELQNQLCMEQEHQQQQVEELERTFCKEQQKLEGEKCQQGEENLKEQLAQVLQQHRALMEELNRNKKDFEEIIRAKNKELEETKEEKEKVRAQKEEVLNQMNDVLENELQCTICSEHFIEAVTLNCAHSFCSYCINEWTKRKVECPICRQEIKSKTRSLVLDNCINRMVEKLDVEKKEHRLSLIRERKGERETECDGEASHRQ
- the RNF8 gene encoding E3 ubiquitin-protein ligase RNF8 isoform X1; the protein is MAVRGVPCQAWCLRRVGASGDWLLLEAGTQVTIGRGLDITYQLVSKTCPLMISRKHCVFQQNAEGQWTVKDNKSLNGVWLNKQRLDPSKVYPIAEGDRIELGVPLENRETAEYEYEVIKDEWEKIRPFLAQRSDLGKAKSSRPKRKFSLEELETCESEGPSNSRCKRDRMSCGNEPLDKSWGQAEEAKRLTEKMDVKLPSPGPSEGDSAPVHGSPVHSKAVTVPQQDQKGSGLVESWTGLKKLRKSLEDTMKLKVKVQEKQTAVLNVKQKRRKCDQKGILVMEQELQELQNQLCMEQEHQQQQVEELERTFCKEQQKLEGEKCQQGEENLKEQLAQVLQQHRALMEELNRNKKDFEEIIRAKNKELEETKEEKEKVRAQKEEVLNQMNDVLENELQCTICSEHFIEAVTLNCAHSFCSYCINEWTKRKVECPICRQEIKSKTRSLVLDNCINRMVEKLDVEKKEHRLSLIRERKEKQNVMVKPATDSDNGVPSTTYSILSMNSCDSEDSEEDSSYRESYYVI